The following proteins are encoded in a genomic region of Neomicrococcus aestuarii:
- a CDS encoding diacylglycerol/lipid kinase family protein → MSTREQRFAVILNPSKNGATKLQTQFSAAVKDAGFEEPGFFETTVDDPGRQMTLDAIEAGYTVIVAAGGDGTVREVAEVLAQRETPEGEEPLQMAILPLGTGNLLARNLEINVDDLRESISGAVHGEARAIDAVRIDLERPSGEIDEHVFLVMGGVGIDAEVMDDTRDDLKKKVGPLAYVEAGFRKIQGSNVPISFKVGDGNWEKRNVRSVIFANCGKLQGGFDFVPNAKVDDGLMDLVVMTPRSPVDWARIFVKTVVRVKRRIPVIEYFQGEQFSLRSVEPILAQLDGDPVGEVMGIRARILPNSLNVRVADAPRWPGALGNVFRR, encoded by the coding sequence TTGAGTACTCGCGAACAGCGTTTTGCGGTGATTTTGAACCCGTCAAAGAACGGGGCCACCAAGCTTCAAACGCAGTTTTCAGCGGCGGTGAAGGATGCTGGTTTTGAAGAACCCGGCTTCTTCGAGACCACCGTGGATGATCCAGGTCGGCAGATGACCCTCGACGCCATCGAGGCCGGCTACACCGTGATTGTGGCCGCGGGTGGCGACGGCACGGTCCGCGAGGTCGCCGAAGTGCTCGCCCAGCGGGAGACCCCGGAGGGCGAAGAGCCACTCCAGATGGCGATCCTCCCCCTGGGCACCGGCAATTTGCTCGCGAGAAACCTTGAAATCAACGTGGATGATCTTCGCGAATCCATCAGCGGCGCCGTTCACGGCGAGGCCCGTGCCATTGACGCCGTGCGGATCGACCTTGAACGACCCAGTGGCGAGATTGACGAGCACGTGTTCTTGGTGATGGGCGGCGTGGGAATCGACGCCGAAGTCATGGACGACACCCGCGATGACCTCAAGAAGAAGGTCGGCCCCCTCGCCTATGTAGAAGCCGGCTTCCGGAAAATTCAGGGCAGCAACGTTCCCATCAGCTTCAAGGTAGGCGACGGAAACTGGGAAAAGCGCAACGTGCGCTCCGTGATTTTCGCGAACTGCGGCAAGCTTCAAGGCGGATTCGACTTTGTGCCCAACGCCAAAGTGGACGACGGCCTCATGGACCTCGTAGTCATGACCCCACGATCACCCGTTGACTGGGCCCGCATCTTCGTCAAGACCGTGGTTCGCGTGAAGCGCCGCATCCCTGTCATTGAATACTTCCAAGGCGAACAGTTCTCACTTCGCAGCGTGGAACCCATTCTGGCCCAGCTGGATGGAGATCCAGTGGGCGAAGTGATGGGCATCCGTGCGCGCATTTTGCCAAACTCGCTCAACGTCCGAGTTGCCGACGCCCCACGGTGGCCCGGCGCCCTCGGCAACGTGTTTCGCCGCTAG
- the serS gene encoding serine--tRNA ligase, translating to MIDVKELTENPDLFRTSQRNREADESLVDQIIAADASRRAAIAEFESLRAEQNVFSKKVGKAGGEEKQALLAEVKELSARVKEASAASDAAQAEQERLVRMMPNLVLEGAPAGGEDDFTVVKTVGTPRDFAAEGFEPRDHLELGELLGAIDMERGAKVSGSRFYFLKGVGARLEIALMNMALDQAISYGFIPVITPTLVRPETMQGTGFDVEHDDEIYRLERDNLYLVGTSEVALAGYHADEILDLAGGPIRYAGWSTCYRREAGSAGKDTRGIIRVHQFNKLEMFIYAPIEEAEAEHAKLLAWEEEMLAKVELPYRVIDTAAGDLGMSAARKFDCEAWVPTQERYRELTSTSNCTTFQARRLNIRERQVDAEGKKGGTRAVATLNGTLATTRWIVALLEHHQNADGSVNVPAALRPYLGGLEVLPVL from the coding sequence GTGATCGACGTCAAAGAACTCACTGAGAATCCTGACCTTTTCCGTACTTCGCAGCGCAACCGCGAAGCCGATGAATCCCTCGTGGATCAAATCATTGCCGCGGACGCTTCTCGCCGCGCTGCAATCGCGGAATTCGAGTCTCTGCGTGCTGAGCAGAATGTCTTCTCGAAGAAGGTCGGCAAAGCCGGCGGTGAAGAGAAGCAAGCGCTTCTCGCGGAGGTCAAAGAATTGTCCGCACGCGTGAAGGAAGCTTCCGCCGCTTCTGACGCAGCGCAGGCCGAGCAAGAGCGCTTGGTCCGCATGATGCCGAACCTCGTTCTCGAGGGCGCTCCTGCCGGTGGCGAAGACGACTTCACCGTGGTCAAGACCGTGGGCACGCCTCGCGACTTCGCGGCCGAGGGCTTCGAGCCCCGCGACCACCTTGAACTGGGCGAACTCTTGGGCGCCATCGACATGGAACGCGGCGCCAAGGTGTCCGGTTCACGCTTCTACTTCCTCAAGGGCGTCGGCGCGCGCCTTGAGATTGCGCTCATGAACATGGCGCTTGATCAGGCGATTTCCTACGGCTTCATCCCCGTCATTACCCCCACCTTGGTGCGCCCCGAAACGATGCAGGGCACCGGTTTTGATGTGGAGCACGACGACGAAATCTACCGTCTTGAGCGCGACAACCTGTACCTGGTGGGAACCTCGGAAGTAGCCCTCGCGGGCTACCACGCCGACGAAATCTTGGATTTGGCGGGCGGGCCCATTCGTTATGCGGGCTGGAGCACGTGCTACCGCCGCGAAGCCGGTTCCGCCGGTAAGGACACCCGCGGCATCATCCGCGTGCACCAGTTCAACAAGCTGGAAATGTTCATCTACGCGCCAATCGAAGAGGCCGAAGCTGAGCACGCCAAGCTGCTGGCCTGGGAAGAAGAGATGCTCGCCAAGGTGGAGCTCCCGTACCGCGTGATCGACACCGCCGCTGGCGACCTCGGCATGAGCGCCGCCCGTAAGTTCGACTGCGAAGCCTGGGTTCCTACCCAGGAGCGCTACCGCGAGCTGACTTCAACCTCGAACTGCACCACGTTCCAGGCTCGTCGTTTGAACATCCGCGAACGCCAGGTTGACGCCGAGGGCAAGAAGGGCGGCACCCGCGCGGTAGCAACCCTGAACGGAACCCTCGCCACCACCCGCTGGATCGTGGCATTGTTGGAGCACCACCAGAACGCCGACGGCTCCGTCAACGTTCCAGCCGCTTTGCGTCCATACCTTGGCGGTCTGGAAGTTCTGCCAGTTCTTTAG